The Oenanthe melanoleuca isolate GR-GAL-2019-014 chromosome 1A, OMel1.0, whole genome shotgun sequence genome contains a region encoding:
- the LOC130267136 gene encoding histone H4: protein MSGRGKGGKGLGKGGAKRHRKVLRDNIQGITKPAIRRLARRGGVKRISGLIYEETRGVLKVFLENVIRDAVTYTEHAKRKTVTAMDVVYALKRQGRTLYGFGG from the coding sequence ATGTCTGGTCGGGGCAAGGGCGGCAAGGGGCTCGGCAAGGGCGGCGCCAAGCGCCACCGCAAGGTGCTGCGCGACAACATCCAGGGCATCACCAAGCCGGCCATCCGCCGCCTGGCTCGGCGCGGCGGCGTCAAGCGCATCTCGGGGCTGATCTACGAGGAGACGCGCGGGGTGCTCAAGGTGTTCCTGGAGAACGTGATCCGCGACGCCGTCACCTACACGGAGCACGCTAAGAGGAAGACGGTCACGGCCATGGACGTGGTCTACGCCCTCAAGCGCCAGGGTCGCACTCTGTACGGCTTCGGCGGCTAA
- the LOC130267110 gene encoding histone H3, whose product MARTKQTARKSTGGKAPRKQLATKAARKSAPATGGVKKPHRYRPGTVALREIRRYQKSTELLIRKLPFQRLVREIAQDFKTDLRFQSSAVMALQEASEAYLVGLFEDTNLCAIHAKRVTIMPKDIQLARRIRGERA is encoded by the coding sequence ATGGCGCGCACAAAGCAGACGGCGCGTAAGTCGACGGGCGGGAAGGCGCCCCGCAAGCAGCTGGCCACCAAGGCTGCCCGCAAGAGCGCGCCGGCCACGGGCGGCGTCAAGAAGCCGCACCGCTACCGGCCCGGCACGGTGGCGCTGCGCGAGATCCGGCGCTACCAGAAGTCCACGGAGCTGCTGATCCGCAAGCTGCCCTTCCAGCGCCTGGTGCGCGAGATCGCGCAGGACTTCAAGACCGACCTGCGCTTCCAGAGCTCGGCCGTCATGGCGCTGCAGGAGGCCAGCGAGGCCTACCTGGTGGGGCTCTTCGAGGACACCAACCTGTGCGCCATCCACGCCAAGCGCGTCACCATCATGCCCAAGGACATCCAGCTGGCCCGCCGCATCCGCGGCGAGCGCGCCTGA
- the LOC130267120 gene encoding histone H2A.J has protein sequence MSGRGKQGGKVRAKAKSRSSRAGLQFPVGRVHRLLRKGNYAERVGAGAPVYMAAVLEYLTAEILELAGNAARDNKKTRIIPRHLQLAIRNDEELNKLLGKVTIAQGGVLPNIQAVLLPKKTESHKAKSK, from the coding sequence ATGTCCGGCCGTGGGAAGCAGGGAGGCAAAGTCCGAGCTAAGGCCAAGTCGCGCTCGTCGCGGGCCGGGCTGCAGTTCCCCGTGGGCCGCGTTCATCGTCTTCTCCGTAAAGGTAACTACGCGGAGCGGGTGGGTGCCGGAGCTCCCGTCTACATGGCGGCCGTGCTGGAGTACCTGACGGCCGAGATCCTGGAGCTGGCGGGCAACGCGGCCCGCGACAACAAGAAGACGCGCATCATCCCCCGCCACCTGCAGCTCGCCATCCGCAACGACGAGGAGCTCAACAAGCTGCTGGGCAAGGTGACGATCGCGCAGGGCGGCGTGCTGCCCAACATCCAGGCCGTGCTGCTGCCCAAGAAGACCGAGAGCCATAAAgctaaaagcaaataa
- the LOC130267112 gene encoding histone H3: MARTKQTARKSTGGKAPRKQLATKAARKSAPATGGVKKPHRYRPGTVALREIRRYQKSTELLIRKLPFQRLVREIAQDFKTDLRFQSSAVMALQEASEAYLVGLFEDTNLCAIHAKRVTIMPKDIQLARRIRGERA, translated from the coding sequence ATGGCGCGCACGAAGCAGACGGCGCGTAAGTCGACGGGCGGGAAGGCGCCCCGCAAGCAGCTGGCCACCAAGGCTGCCCGCAAGAGCGCGCCGGCCACGGGCGGCGTCAAGAAGCCGCACCGCTACCGGCCCGGCACGGTGGCGCTGCGCGAGATCCGGCGCTACCAGAAGTCCACGGAGCTGCTGATCCGCAAGCTGCCCTTCCAGCGCCTGGTGCGCGAGATCGCGCAGGACTTCAAGACCGACCTGCGCTTCCAGAGCTCGGCCGTCATGGCGCTGCAGGAGGCCAGCGAGGCCTACCTGGTGGGGCTCTTCGAGGACACCAACCTGTGCGCCATCCACGCCAAGCGCGTCACCATCATGCCCAAGGACATCCAGCTGGCCCGCCGCATCCGCGGCGAGCGTGCCTGA
- the LOC130267133 gene encoding histone H2B 1/2/3/4/6 — MPEPAKSAPAPKKGSKKAVTKTQKKGDKKRKKSRKESYSIYVYKVLKQVHPDTGISSKAMGIMNSFVNDIFERIAGEASRLAHYNKRSTITSREIQTAVRLLLPGELAKHAVSEGTKAVTKYTSSK, encoded by the coding sequence ATGCCCGAGCCGGCCAAGTCCGCCCCCGCGCCCAAGAAGGGCTCCAAGAAGGCGGTGACCAAGACGCAGAAGAAAGGCGACAAGAAGCGCAAGAAGAGCCGCAAGGAGAGCTACTCTATCTACGTGTACAAGGTGCTGAAGCAGGTGCACCCCGACACGGGCATCTCGTCCAAGGCCATGGGCATCATGAACTCCTTCGTCAACGACATCTTCGAGCGCATCGCCGGCGAGGCGTCGCGCCTGGCGCACTACAACAAGCGCTCCACCATCACGTCGCGGGAGATCCAGACGGCCgtgcggctgctgctgcccggcgAGCTGGCCAAGCACGCCGTGTCCGAGGGCACCAAGGCTGTCACCAAGTACACCAGCTCCAAGTAG
- the LOC130267103 gene encoding histone H1.10 — protein sequence MSETAPAAAPAVAAPAAKAAAKKPKKAASGSKARKPAGPSVTELITKAVSASKERKGLSLAALKKALAAGGYDVEKNNSRIKLGLKSLVSKGTLVQTKGTGASGSFRLSKKPGEVKEKAPKKRTAAAKPKKPAAKKPASAAKKPKKAAAVKKSPKKAKKPAAAAAKKAAKSPKKATKAAKPKKAAAAAKSPAKAKAVKPKAAKPKAAKPKAAKAKKAATKK from the coding sequence ATGTCGGAGaccgctcccgccgccgctcccgccgtCGCGGCCCCCGCCGCCAAGGCCGCCGCCAAGAAGCCGAAGAAGGCGGCGAGCGGCTCCAAAGCCCGCAAGCCCGCGGGGCCCAGCGTCACCGAGCTGATCACCAAGGCCGTGTCCGCCTCCAAGGAGCGCAAGGGGCTCTCCCTCGCCGCGCTCAAGAAGGCGCTGGCCGCCGGCGGCTACGATGTGGAGAAGAACAACAGCCGCATCAAGCTGGGGCTCAAGAGCCTCGTCAGCAAGGGCACCCTGGTGCAGACCAAGGGCACCGGCGCCTCCGGCTCTTTCCGTCTCAGCAAGAAACCCGGAGAAGTCAAGGAAAAAGCTCCCAAGAAGAGAACTGCTGCAGCTAAGCCCAAGAAGCCGGCGGCCAAGAAACCCGCCAGCGCCGCCAAGAAGCCCAAGAAGGCAGCGGCCGTGAAGAAGAGCCCCAAGAAAGCGAAGAAgccggcggcagcagcggccAAGAAAGCAGCGAAGAGCCCCAAGAAAGCCACAAAGGCTGCGAAGCCCAAAAAAGCGGCGGCAGCAGCGAAGAGCCCGGCTAAGGCGAAGGCGGTGAAGCCCAAAGCAGCCAAGCCCAAGGCGGCCAAGCCGAAAGCAGCCAAGGCAAAGAAGGCAGCGACCAAGAAATGA
- the LOC130267142 gene encoding histone H4 translates to MSGRGKGGKGLGKGGAKRHRKVLRDNIQGITKPAIRRLARRGGVKRISGLIYEETRGVLKVFLENVIRDAVTYTEHAKRKTVTAMDVVYALKRQGRTLYGFGG, encoded by the coding sequence ATGTCTGGTCGGGGTAAGGGTGGCAAGGGGCTCGGCAAGGGCGGCGCCAAGCGCCACCGCAAGGTGCTGCGCGACAACATCCAGGGCATCACCAAGCCGGCCATCCGCCGCCTGGCTCGGCGCGGCGGCGTCAAGCGCATCTCGGGGCTCATCTACGAGGAGACGCGCGGGGTGCTCAAGGTGTTCCTGGAGAACGTGATCCGCGACGCCGTCACCTACACGGAGCACGCCAAGAGGAAGACGGTCACGGCCATGGACGTGGTCTACGCCCTCAAGCGCCAGGGTCGCACTCTGTACGGCTTCGGCGGCTAA